Proteins from a single region of Eretmochelys imbricata isolate rEreImb1 chromosome 20, rEreImb1.hap1, whole genome shotgun sequence:
- the LOC144277913 gene encoding uncharacterized protein LOC144277913, with product MNVVHALRSERRAGPGVEAMERPNLRAVDQLSPEIKVEKYVLLSLDGKLLGPELSRIRSEMALPLERLDVELPQDLPKGYLSRQRRSLPAFPFSPAKSPCSSPGLRSPRRSTEALCAGHFPLGLSQLVTGMQSPGVRAPVLASPRGARNPSAQPSVTPAKVTGSKTKAGEGLCHSHGPRMQPESDRKQQQTMGGKGAC from the exons ATGAACGTGGTGCATGCTTTGCGCTCGGAGCGCCGGGCTGGGCCGGGAGTGGAGGCGATGGAGCGGCCGAACCTGCGGGCAGTGGATCAGCTGAGCCCGGAGATCAAGGTGGAGAAATACGTCCTGCTGAGCCTCGATGGAAAGCTGCTGGGGCCAGAACTGAGCCGGATCCGGAGTG AGATGGCTCTGCCCCTGGAGCGCCTGGATGTGGAGCTGCCCCAGGATCTGCCCAAAGGCTACCTCTCGCGCCAGCgtcgctccctgcctgccttccctTTCTCTCCTGCCAAGAGCCCCTGCAGCTCTCCAGGCCTCAG gagccccaggaggagcACAGAAGCACTGTGTGCTGGCCACTTCCCCTTGGGGCTCAGTCAGCTTGTGACAGGGATGCAGAGTCCTGGGGTGCGAGCCCCTGTGTTGGCCTCTCCTCGGGGCGCAAGAAATCCATCTGCACAACCCAGCGTTACCCCAGCCAAGGTCACTGGCAGCAAGACCAAGGCAGGTGAAGGCCTATGCCACAGCCATGGGCCCCGGATGCAGCCGGAGTCTGACAGGAAGCAGCAACAGACAATGGGTGGAAAAGGGGCCTGCTAG